In Manis pentadactyla isolate mManPen7 chromosome 3, mManPen7.hap1, whole genome shotgun sequence, a single window of DNA contains:
- the COQ4 gene encoding ubiquinone biosynthesis protein COQ4 homolog, mitochondrial isoform X1, protein MATLRTLHSLRRLRGRAGRAADVPLRAASLGAGLLYPEHIPTSPLQKALLAAGSAGMALYNPYRHDMVAVLGETTGCHALKILRDQMRRDPEGAQILQERPRISLSTLDLDKLQSLPEGSLGREYLHFLDANRVSPDTRAPTRFVDDEELAYVIQRYREVHDMLHTLLGMPTNILGEIVVKWFEAVQTGLPMCILGALFGPIRLSAQSLQALVSELIPWAVQSGRRAPCVLNLYFERRWEQPLRALREELGIRDPPVQVGGLA, encoded by the exons ATGGCGACGCTCCGGACCCTGCACTCCCTCCGCCGGCTCCGGGGCCGCGCAGGGCGGGCTGCAG ACGTGCCCCTCCGAGCTGCAAGCCTTGGCGCCGGCCTGCTCTACCCCGAGCACATCCCCACCTCCCCGCTGCAGAAGGCGCTGCTGGCCGCCGGCTCTGCGGGAATGGCCCTCTACAACCCGTATCGCCACG ACATGGTCGCAGTTCTAGGGGAGACCACAGGGTGCCATGCCCTGAAGATCCTCAGGGACCAAATGAGGAGGGATCCAGAGGGTGCCCAGATCCTACA GGAGCGTCCCCGGATCTCACTGTCCACCCTTGATCTGGACAAGCTGCAGAGTCTGCCTGAGGGCTCCCTTGGCCGCGAGTATCTCCATTTCCTGGATGCAAAT AGGGTCTCCCCAGACACCCGAGCACCCACACGATTCGTGGACGATGAGGAGCTAGCGTACGTGATCCAGCGGTACCGGGAAGTGCACGACATGCTCCACACCCTGCTGGGGATGCCCACCAACATCCTGG GGGAAATCGTGGTGAAGTGGTTTGAGGCTGTCCAGACTGGCCTGCCCATGTGTATCCTGGGTGCACTCTTTGGACCGATCCGACTCAGTGCCCA GAGCCTGCAAGCACTGGTCTCAGAGCTGATCCCATGGGCAGTTCAGAGTGGGCGCAGAGCCCCGTGTGTCCTCAACCTGTACTTCGAGCGGCGCTGGGAGCAGCCCCTGAGGGCTCTACGGGAGGAGCTGGGCATCAGAGACCCCCCTGTGCAGGTCGGGGGCCTGGCCTAG
- the COQ4 gene encoding ubiquinone biosynthesis protein COQ4 homolog, mitochondrial isoform X2 codes for MATLRTLHSLRRLRGRAGRAADVPLRAASLGAGLLYPEHIPTSPLQKALLAAGSAGMALYNPYRHDMVAVLGETTGCHALKILRDQMRRDPEGAQILQERPRISLSTLDLDKLQSLPEGSLGREYLHFLDANEPASTGLRADPMGSSEWAQSPVCPQPVLRAALGAAPEGSTGGAGHQRPPCAGRGPGLGPEPPSQGGPAWLPDSRTHPSFPSGQRAPLPLPLFL; via the exons ATGGCGACGCTCCGGACCCTGCACTCCCTCCGCCGGCTCCGGGGCCGCGCAGGGCGGGCTGCAG ACGTGCCCCTCCGAGCTGCAAGCCTTGGCGCCGGCCTGCTCTACCCCGAGCACATCCCCACCTCCCCGCTGCAGAAGGCGCTGCTGGCCGCCGGCTCTGCGGGAATGGCCCTCTACAACCCGTATCGCCACG ACATGGTCGCAGTTCTAGGGGAGACCACAGGGTGCCATGCCCTGAAGATCCTCAGGGACCAAATGAGGAGGGATCCAGAGGGTGCCCAGATCCTACA GGAGCGTCCCCGGATCTCACTGTCCACCCTTGATCTGGACAAGCTGCAGAGTCTGCCTGAGGGCTCCCTTGGCCGCGAGTATCTCCATTTCCTGGATGCAAAT GAGCCTGCAAGCACTGGTCTCAGAGCTGATCCCATGGGCAGTTCAGAGTGGGCGCAGAGCCCCGTGTGTCCTCAACCTGTACTTCGAGCGGCGCTGGGAGCAGCCCCTGAGGGCTCTACGGGAGGAGCTGGGCATCAGAGACCCCCCTGTGCAGGTCGGGGGCCTGGCCTAGGCCCTGAGCCACCGAGCCAGGGGGGCCCGGCCTGGCTTCCTGACTCCCGCACCCACCCCAGCTTCCCCTCGGGGCAGAGGGCTCCTTTGCCACTACCTTTGTTCCTTTAA